Sequence from the Pontibacter pudoricolor genome:
CTTGCTGTGCTGGATAATGTAGAACGATATGTGATTTCCAAGAACAATGCTGCTGGTATAGTTCCCTCAACACTGGGTGTAGATGATCCTGTACTTTCCCAATTGCTACAAAAACTTTACGATTCTGAGATTCAATACAAAAGACTGGCAAAGACTACAGCAGAAAATAACCCTGTTCTTATTTCTCTAAATAATGAAATAGAAAACGTTCGCCCGGGCATACTTGAGAACATCCGGCACCAACGTGTAAACCTGCAGGCAAGTTTAAACAACCTGACTTCAACTAACAACATGTACAATGCCGAGCTACAGACAATACCACAAAAAGAGAAAGAGTTGCTCGATATCAGCAGGCAGCAAGCTATAAAAAACGAAGCCTATAGTTTCTTACTCCAGAAAAGAGAGGAAACAGTGCTATCATATGCCCCAAGCGAAGGCGATTTCAGGATTGTAGACCTGGCAAAGTCATCTATAAACCCTACCAGCCCGCAACCAGTTTATGTTTACCTGACAGCTATCCTACTTGCATGTGGCCTAAGCATAGGTTTTGTTATGGGTAAAGAAATGCTCAACAGCAAAATATTATTCAGAACCGATATAGAAGAGTATACCAACGCACCTATTGTGGCAGAGCTTGCCTATACAAAAGGCAAACCGGCTAGACAGTTCACTGCTCCTACCGAAGTTTCAGTCATTGAGCAATTCCGGCAACTAAGAGCTACAATGGGCTTGTACGGCCGCACCTTTTCCAAGAAAAAAATAATGGTTACATCAAACATACCTGGGGAAGGAAAAAGTTACGTGAGCAATAACCTGGCTTATAGCCTGGCCTCTTCAGGCAAGAAAGTAGCGCTTCTTGATTTCGACCTGAGAAATCCCAATACATCTCAACTATTCAACAGATACAAGGAACCAGGTATAATAGATTACTTACAAGGAAAAATCCCGCCTGATGAAGTTTTGGTTAACTCAGAATACAGTAATTTAAGCATTGCATCAGCGGGTACAGATATCGGCGACCAGACCGAACTTTTGTTGAATGGGAAACTGGAAGTACTGTTCATGTATCTGGAAAAAGAGTTCGACTATGTTATCATAGACACGCCCCCCTTGAGCTGGTAACTGATGCAATCTTAATATCTGAGTACTGCGATATCACATTACTTGTAATCAGGCATGCTTTTACACCCAAAAAGCTAATACAGCGGCAGGCACAGAATAACAAACTGAAATCCCTTTATAACCTGGCTATTGTTTTTAACGGTGTAAAACCAAGAGGATTTGGCAAAGGGCAATATGGTTACGGCTATGGCTATGGCTATGAAAACAAATATAGTGACAAAACATACAGAACCAGGAACATAGCAGCCAAATCCTGAAATTGTAGCAGCTAATTAAGCCTATCAGCTCTGCTCCTTTTGCCTGTTTCTCTTCAGGTCGTTTGGTGCAAGGCTGAGGTCCTGAAAAATATGCAGCTGTACTTTTATGACTAGCTGTATTAGTACCAGTACACCTTTATACCCGGTAACGCAATGTGGCTGAGGAAGGCGAAGCCGTGACAGATTGATACAAAAACAGCTTAAGATATGGTGGTATGACTCAAAACTGGTATGCGGTTTATACTAAACCCAGATGGGAGAAGAAAGTAGCTGAAACGCTTCAAAGGATGCACATAGAGAACTATTGTCCGCTTAACAAAGTACTCAGACAATGGAGCGACAGGAAAAAAACTATACATGAACCTCTGTTCAAATCGTATGTTTTTGTGCATGTAAACAATACACAACTCTCTGAAGTCAGGAAAGTAGATGGCATACTCAACTTTGTAAACTGGTTAGGCAAACCGGCAGTTATTAAAGACCAGGAAATAGAAACGATCAAAAATTTCCTGCGAGACCATCAGAATGTACGACTTGAAAAAGGACATTTCAGCAAACACGACGAAGTAAGGATCATCTCCGGATCTTTAACAGATAAGACAGGAACAGTAATAGAAATCAAAAATCATTTGGTTGTAGTAGCACTTCCCTCACTTGGCTATATTATGCTTGCCGAAATAGAAAAATCTGATCTGGAGAAAACTATAGTTCCGGTAGCTAAGCTGCATACTTAAAGAGATATGGAGCAACTTATATCAGGTATAGGGCTACTCGAGCAGCCGGCAGATACTGTAAAACAGGAGGGCCTGCTCACATTAATTAAAAAGCTACACATTACAGGTGTAAAGTATTTTCTGCTGACAGATTTCGAAAGCAATTTCAATTCAAGGGATGTAGATTTGTTTGTACACCCGGATTATAAAGACCAGTTTGAGCAACAATTGCTTTTAACAGGTTGGTACAAAAGAAAAGAACCGGCATACCATACAGACCATCATTTCTATTATTCCCCGGATTCAGCCCTGTATCTCGATGTTAAATATGCTGTGTCTTTTGTAGGAACAAATAACACATGCTATACCTATTCCTTTGTAGATGAGGCAGTAAATAAAGCTATCTTAAATAGCAAAGGTTTGTACCGGCCAACAGGTAAAGATGCCATTATTTTATATGCTGCTCATATTGCCTTTAAAGAGAGAGGAAAACTGGAAGAAAAACACAGAAATTACCTCATGCAGTACATGCAGCTCTACAATTCTGAATCAGAGCAGTCAGATGAGGTCGTTATGAGTAACATGGCAAACTGGCTGACTTGTCATTTTCCAGAACACACCGATAAATTACAGCATATTCTTCTGCCTTACTTCTGGTTGCAGCATAAGAGAATGGTTAGACCAAAAAGTCATCTGAAATATGGTTATGGTCTAAAAGTACTTTTCCTGGGTACTGATGGCGTTGGAAAATCTACTCTGTTAAATGCTGTAAGTGAAAAAATATATTACAAGACCAGCAAACTGTACCTGGGCATGGGTGAGAGCGGCTGGACATCAAATCATATA
This genomic interval carries:
- a CDS encoding nucleoside/nucleotide kinase family protein, coding for MEQLISGIGLLEQPADTVKQEGLLTLIKKLHITGVKYFLLTDFESNFNSRDVDLFVHPDYKDQFEQQLLLTGWYKRKEPAYHTDHHFYYSPDSALYLDVKYAVSFVGTNNTCYTYSFVDEAVNKAILNSKGLYRPTGKDAIILYAAHIAFKERGKLEEKHRNYLMQYMQLYNSESEQSDEVVMSNMANWLTCHFPEHTDKLQHILLPYFWLQHKRMVRPKSHLKYGYGLKVLFLGTDGVGKSTLLNAVSEKIYYKTSKLYLGMGESGWTSNHIKFLFNYKSKVKRLNRFLSIAKTFILLPLEFLFRILPVKLQSKYSVVLIDRVPGSFLLEDRTVRAHLYKAILPKPDLVFFLYADPAVLVKRKPSENTLEGSRVDTKKFRQVAEKVSAGQYIGIDTSALSIAEATDLILSKIYRHPKVYENLLTDKLTPIRS
- a CDS encoding UpxY family transcription antiterminator; the protein is MTQNWYAVYTKPRWEKKVAETLQRMHIENYCPLNKVLRQWSDRKKTIHEPLFKSYVFVHVNNTQLSEVRKVDGILNFVNWLGKPAVIKDQEIETIKNFLRDHQNVRLEKGHFSKHDEVRIISGSLTDKTGTVIEIKNHLVVVALPSLGYIMLAEIEKSDLEKTIVPVAKLHT
- a CDS encoding GumC family protein, coding for MYLQNVGDNDRKIAEINTQLAVLDNVERYVISKNNAAGIVPSTLGVDDPVLSQLLQKLYDSEIQYKRLAKTTAENNPVLISLNNEIENVRPGILENIRHQRVNLQASLNNLTSTNNMYNAELQTIPQKEKELLDISRQQAIKNEAYSFLLQKREETVLSYAPSEGDFRIVDLAKSSINPTSPQPVYVYLTAILLACGLSIGFVMGKEMLNSKILFRTDIEEYTNAPIVAELAYTKGKPARQFTAPTEVSVIEQFRQLRATMGLYGRTFSKKKIMVTSNIPGEGKSYVSNNLAYSLASSGKKVALLDFDLRNPNTSQLFNRYKEPGIIDYLQGKIPPDEVLVNSEYSNLSIASAGTDIGDQTELLLNGKLEVLFMYLEKEFDYVIIDTPPLSW